From a region of the Falco peregrinus isolate bFalPer1 chromosome 5, bFalPer1.pri, whole genome shotgun sequence genome:
- the DRG2 gene encoding developmentally-regulated GTP-binding protein 2, translating to MGILEKISEIEKEIARTQKNKATEYHLGLLKAKLAKYRAQLLEPSKSSAAKGEGFDVMKSGDARVALIGFPSVGKSTFLSLMTSTASEAASYEFTTLTCIPGVIEYKGANIQLLDLPGIIEGAAQGKGRGRQVIAVARTADVVIMMLDATKGEVQRALLEKELESVGIRLNKSKPNIYFKPKKGGGISFNSTVTLTQCSEKLVQLILHEYKIFNAEVLFREDCSPDEFIDVIVGNRVYMPCLYVYNKIDQISMEEVDRLARRPHSVVISCGMKLNLDYLLEKLWEYLALTCIYTKKRGQRPDFTDAIILRKGASVEHVCHRIHRSLASQFKYALVWGTSTKYSPQRVGLTHMMEHEDVIQIVKK from the exons aTGGGTATCCTGGAGAAGATCTCCGAGATCGAGAAGGAGATCGCACGCACGCAGAAGAACAAAG CCACTGAGTACCACCTCGGCCTGCTGAAGGCGAAGCTTGCAAAATACAGAGCTCAGTTGCTAGAACCCTCCAAGTCCTCAGCTGCTAAAGGAGAAGGCTTTGATGTGATGAAATCTGGAGATGCCCGGGTGGCACTGATCGGTTTTCCTTCTGTGGGTAAG TCCACGTTTTTGAGTTTAATGACCTCAACTGCCAGCGAAGCTGCATCTTACGAGTTCACAACCCTGACCTGTATCCCAGGAGTCATAGAA tacAAAGGAGCCAATATTCAGCTGCTGGATCTGCCTGGAATCATCGAAGGAGCGGCACAAG ggaagggcagaggtcGGCAGGTGATAGCTGTGGCCAGGACGGCAGACGTTGTTATTATGATGCTGGATGCCACAAAGGGTGAAGTACAGAG GGCCTTGCTGGAGAAAGAACTGGAATCTGTAGGAATCCGGCTGAACAAAAGTAAACCAAATATCTACTTCAAG CCGAAGAAGGGTGGAGGTATCTCCTTCAACTCAACTGTCACGTTGACTCAGTGCTCCGAGAAGTTGGTGCAGCTCATCCTCCACGAATACA AAATCTTCAACGCTGAGGTCCTCTTCAGAGAGGATTGTTCCCCTGATGAGTTCATTGATGTGATTGTAGGCAACAGGGTCTACATGCCGTGCCTCTAC GTTTATAACAAGATTGACCAGATATCTATGGAGGAAGTGGATCGTCTCGCTCGGAGACCTCACAGCGTTGTAATCAG CTGTGGCATGAAACTGAACCTGGACTACTTGTTGGAGAAGCTCTGGGAATACCTGGCACTTACCTGCATCTACACCAAAAAACGAGGAC AGAGACCAGACTTTACAGATGCCATTATTCTACGGAAAGGGGCCTCTGTGGAGCATGTG tgcCATCGGATTCACAGATCGTTAGCCAGCCAGTTCAAATATGCCTTGGTGTGG GGGACAAGCACAAAATACAGCCCTCAAAGAGTGGGCTTAACTCATATGATGGAGCATGAAGATGTCATTCAGATCGTAAAGAAGTAA